The Lonchura striata isolate bLonStr1 chromosome 33, bLonStr1.mat, whole genome shotgun sequence genomic interval TGGGGCGGTggcgggcggggcccggccgggggcagcgggaaTAAACTTCCAGCGGCATCCCGGATCCCGGCCCGTGCTGGGGCGGGGCCGTGGAGACGCCAGGAATGGGTTTCCCTGGTTTCAGGTGGATTCCAGGGGAacggagcagggatggggacacgagTGGGACACGGAGCGGGACCCAGGCCACGCGTGTGTCGCGGTTTCCCACTTTAATGCCGCGGCCCCCCTCCCGCCTCGGCCCGCAGGATCCGCAGCAGCACGGCGTGGACGCCCTCGTCCATGAATCCCTGCGGAGGAGGGAGTGTGGCTTTTCCCGAGATCCGGCACCCAAAACTGTGCCCGCACCCCCCAGAGACCccgggcagggccagggggtcccaCCTGGGCAGCCTGGAGAAGGTGGCTCCGGTACACGGCCACGGTGTCCCGGTGCTGCTTCTGCTGGACCTGGGGGGGGCacagggtgacactgggtggCTCCGAGTGACAACAATCACAAAGGGTGACACGGTGTGACACCGGGCGCTGTCCCCAcctccagctggagctggagccgggcgctccggccccgcagccccagcACCTCGGCCGAGAGCTTCTCCGTCTCCgccagcagctgcttcagcTGGGGGGGAAAGTCAGGGGCAGATTTGGGGGACTGGGGGGGTTGGTTGCTCTCagcacccccagaacccccttGGTCCCTGTCAGTCCTCAAGGTCCCGCTCAGTTGCCCCTGAGGTCCccccaggtggggctgggagatggatcaggatggggacagggatgggaagggGATGGGGATGCAGATGATGATGGCAACAGCGGCGGGAAagggatgatgatgatgatggaaAGAGGACTGGAAAGGGTGTGGGGATgggagggacatggggatggatatgggaggaagaggaaggtggGAAGGGGTCGGCAATGGAGACGCGGATGGAAGGAGGATGATAACGGGAACGGGACTGGTGCTGGGAAGGTCCCGTCCCCGTTCCCGGCCCGTGCCTCACCTTCCCGTCCTTGTCCCGGCAGGCGCGCTCCAGCCGGGCCGCGCGTTCCCGCAGCGCTGCCCGGCTGCGCTCCAGCCCCTCCGCTGTGtcccgcagctcccgcagctcccgctcccgcccggccgcccgctcctcggccgccgccgccgcctcccgccaCCGCTCCGCCTCCGAGCCCGGTGGGACCCCGGCGGTGCCGCGCTCCGGGCCCAGCGGCACGCCggcgcccgccgccgctcccggttCTGCCGGTACCCCGGcctccccgccgctcccgggcgtttctccggcctctccctcCATCTCcgtgaggagctgcagggcctCGTGCTGGGACCGCACCAGCGCGTCCAGCCGCCGGTGCAGGTCCCGCAGAATTCCGGCCCCGGCGTCGCCTCCCGCCTCCCGCACCCGCGCTCCCACCCCgtcccgcagcgcccgcagctccCGCCGCAGCCGCCACGCCTCGTCCCGCTTCCCGGGAtcccgcagctcccgcagctcctgctgcagccgctcccgctcccggcccAGCCGCGCCAGCTCCACCAGGAGCTTCCCGTTGCCCTCccgcagctccagcagctccttctccatccTCCCGCCCTCCCTCGGCATCTCCTCCCGGCTCTTCTCCGCGCCGTTCACCGCCGGCTCCGACCCGAGCTTttccaggaggatttgggatccctgCAGCATCCTGGCGTGGATCTGGTCCTGCTGGTCCAGcgcctgctccagccccgccgccagctgctcccaggccccGTCCCGGAGGGAATCCTCTGCTTCCCGACGCAGCTCCTGGCTCCGCGAGGAGACGCCGGCCTTCGCTTCCCGCATTTTGGAGCACTCCTCTCCCAGCCAGGCCAGGAACGGGATCAGCGCCGGAGCCTCGGCGCTGCCTTGTCCTCCTTCCCACTCTTCAtccctcgtcctcttcctcagctCCGCCACGCGCCGGGCCAGGAGCTCCAGGCAGGCGCcgtcatcctcctcatcctcctcaccctcctcatcctcctcatcctcagccgCGTCCCGTCCCGGCAGGAGCCGCACGAGCTCCCGCAGCCGCCGGCGGATGCCCTCGGCAGCTTCCTCCAGCCGCCGGCATTCCAGAGTCTTCCTCGCCAgctcctcccgcagccgccgggcagcgcgtCCGTCCCgctgctcctcagcctcctcctcctcctcctcctcaccctg includes:
- the ANKRD35 gene encoding ankyrin repeat domain-containing protein 35; this encodes MESWTRQDQKLLEAVTRGDVARVAALAARKAARPAKLNARGQSALHLAAAGGLTECLTLLLEHGAPVNETNDDGSTALHLATIACQPQCVKVLLQHGANERHVDGQNRTPLHWAASSGCASSVLLLCDHEAPLDVPDTVSGDGGTHGQTPLMLAALGNHVAVCAQLLRRGAEPGLADRDGRTALELALAHSSLEVAELLQGHQRDKKDTGNVTRNVTGKAPGWALQKVPHCGRRAENGAGQVGIQGEEEEEEEAEEQRDGRAARRLREELARKTLECRRLEEAAEGIRRRLRELVRLLPGRDAAEDEEDEEGEEDEEDDGACLELLARRVAELRKRTRDEEWEGGQGSAEAPALIPFLAWLGEECSKMREAKAGVSSRSQELRREAEDSLRDGAWEQLAAGLEQALDQQDQIHARMLQGSQILLEKLGSEPAVNGAEKSREEMPREGGRMEKELLELREGNGKLLVELARLGRERERLQQELRELRDPGKRDEAWRLRRELRALRDGVGARVREAGGDAGAGILRDLHRRLDALVRSQHEALQLLTEMEGEAGETPGSGGEAGVPAEPGAAAGAGVPLGPERGTAGVPPGSEAERWREAAAAAEERAAGRERELRELRDTAEGLERSRAALRERAARLERACRDKDGKLKQLLAETEKLSAEVLGLRGRSARLQLQLEVQQKQHRDTVAVYRSHLLQAAQGFMDEGVHAVLLRILRAEAGGGPRH